The following nucleotide sequence is from Gottschalkia purinilytica.
TAATCCTTTATCAGTTATTTTCCATTTTGGACTTGTTGAAAGAGCTAAGAACGATACGTGCATGAATGGAGCATGTAATGTTCCGCCTAATTGATCTCTTACAGTTGATTCTAAACTAGCTATCTTAGCACTTACTTCTTGACCAGTTAATTCGTCAGTTATAAGACCTCCAACTGGTAATGCTAATTCGTCTAACACTCTGCCATTGTTAGCAACAGCAACTCCACCGCCCATTTCTATAACTCTATTAACAGCAGCTACCATATCTCTTAAGTTAGTTCCTGTAACAGTTATATTATGAGTATCGTGAGCGATAGATTGAGCAAATGCACCTTGTTTTAATCCGATTCCTTTAACCATACATTTACCTATGTTTCCGTTACGTCCATATCTTTCTAAACAAGCTAAGTATATCACATCTTGATTTACATCAGCTTCTACTATACCACGGTTAACTCTAACTTGAGCTTCTCCAGTTTCTGTTAAGTTTTGATCTGGTATAGCTTGAATGTATCTAGCTGTAGCAGTATTTCCATCTGCATGAATTTCTAAGTCAGCTTCAGTAATAGGGTTTCTTCTTACTGAATTTTTAACTACATCTGGATAAGTGTATTTTGGAAGATCTATTAATAGTTTACCTTGTGATGCTACTAATTGACCTTTTATAAATACAGCTTCAACTGTCATTTCTTTCAAGTCACTTATAACAGCTATATCAGCTACTCTTCCTGGAAGAAGAGCTCCTCTGTCATTTAATCCCCAATAAGTAGCAGGATTTATAGTAACCATTTGGATAGCTTCGATTGGGTCTACACCTTCTCTTATAGTTCTTCTTACTATATCATTCATGTGGCCATGTTTTTCTAAATCTTCAGCAACCATATCATCTGAAACTAATACAAGTCTTCTTGAATCTAGTCCTTCTTCAGTTACGGCTCTTATACACTCAGACATATTTCTTTGAGTAGAACCTTCTCTCATGAATACGTATACACCTTGTCTTAACTTTTCAACACACTCTTCTTTAGTTGTAGTTTCATGATCTGAACAAGTTCCTCCACAACATATTATATGAGCTGCTAAGTCTGCACCAAATAACTCTGGAGCATTACCATCAACTGGTTTTCCTAAGCTCTTAGCATAAGTAGTTGAAGCTAAAAGGTCAGTTATTATTTCCGGTGTATTTCTATATACGTGTTTAGTTAATGAAAATCCTTGTAACTCTCCTATACCATATATGTTTGGATAGTTTAAAAGATCTTCCATATCTTTTGAGTTTACATCAACACCTGCTGTTTCAAGACTTGGTGCATCAGGAGTAAGAGCTGGAACTTGTAATCTTACAAAGTTTGGAACTACATTACATTCATCAGCCATAGCTTTCATAGCTACTGGTCCTAAAGCATTACCAATTTCATGTGGGTCAGCCATTAATGTAGTTGTACCTGATGGTATAGATAATCTTGAAAATTCAGTTATAGTTAACATACTACTTTCAAAGTGCATGTGTGAATCCATAAATCCAGGTGATAAATATTTACCTCTTACGTCTACAACAACTGTATCTGGTCCTATTAATGATTGACAATCACCAACAAGTGCTATATAGTCTCCTTTTATAGCGATATCAGCTGTATAAACTTCTCTAGTAATTACGTTTATAACATTACCATTATATAGAACAACATCAGCAAATCTGTCATCTGCCATTAATACATCTATTAATTCTCTATATTCCATTGCTTGTTTTATATTCTCTGGTTTTAACAAGCGATTCGCCTCCCTTCTAGTTTACCTCTCCAGTACATCTTTGTAGACATCCATATTGTCTACTATACCTATAATAGCAGCGTCTATTGCAGCTTCATGCTTCTTAGCTGCATTTCTTGATGCGGTACCTTCAGCATAGATAATTACCTCTCCTATACCTGCTCCAACTGTATCAACTGCTATAAAAGGATCTCCTACTGGATTATAGTCTATATCTAAAGGTTGTGTAATCATAAGCTTACTGCCTATAAGGCTGTCATCTTTTCTAGTTGCAACTAGTGTTCCTATTA
It contains:
- a CDS encoding EutN/CcmL family microcompartment protein; translated protein: MNLGRVIGTLVATRKDDSLIGSKLMITQPLDIDYNPVGDPFIAVDTVGAGIGEVIIYAEGTASRNAAKKHEAAIDAAIIGIVDNMDVYKDVLER
- a CDS encoding adenine deaminase; the encoded protein is MLKPENIKQAMEYRELIDVLMADDRFADVVLYNGNVINVITREVYTADIAIKGDYIALVGDCQSLIGPDTVVVDVRGKYLSPGFMDSHMHFESSMLTITEFSRLSIPSGTTTLMADPHEIGNALGPVAMKAMADECNVVPNFVRLQVPALTPDAPSLETAGVDVNSKDMEDLLNYPNIYGIGELQGFSLTKHVYRNTPEIITDLLASTTYAKSLGKPVDGNAPELFGADLAAHIICCGGTCSDHETTTKEECVEKLRQGVYVFMREGSTQRNMSECIRAVTEEGLDSRRLVLVSDDMVAEDLEKHGHMNDIVRRTIREGVDPIEAIQMVTINPATYWGLNDRGALLPGRVADIAVISDLKEMTVEAVFIKGQLVASQGKLLIDLPKYTYPDVVKNSVRRNPITEADLEIHADGNTATARYIQAIPDQNLTETGEAQVRVNRGIVEADVNQDVIYLACLERYGRNGNIGKCMVKGIGLKQGAFAQSIAHDTHNITVTGTNLRDMVAAVNRVIEMGGGVAVANNGRVLDELALPVGGLITDELTGQEVSAKIASLESTVRDQLGGTLHAPFMHVSFLALSTSPKWKITDKGLVDVNNFEILDPIVK